cctgtCTCCTTTTatcccctcttcctcttccccttttccacctttcttcctttcatGCAACGACTCTCTCAATACTTATACCGTTCTGGACTTGTATATATAACTATTTGATGAAGGAAAATGATCCATCAAGGAAACCGCCTCGAATCACTAGGACCGTGGCAGAAGTGGATATATCATTGGCAATAACGAACTCCACTGAATACTGAATTGGATTGATAATATGATGCACAAAACAACTTACCTAAAACACCACCTGAAACACAATTGAGCCCGGCCCGGCCCTAAACCGTCCACCTCCAACTAGGATCCTTCCATCCCCCCACAAGACTCTCCGTCGGGATATCCGCAGCTGTAAGTCGAACCCCCTGCAGCTTATCTCTCCGATAATTATCGTACCGAAACCACATCCCCAGGCCCAAGATCACAACCACGCCGGTCACAAGGAAGACGCAGTTGACAATCAGTGCGGGCAAGTACTTCGGTGCCGTGCGATCATCGAATGCGAAACTCGAGGGGATGCCTGCACAATTCGCAGACCCAGCCATCAATCCCACGATCGCTGCCCGTGAACTCTCAATGGGCACGTTATTCGTATGCCAACTGTGGAACAGCGCCGTTGGCGCAAACGCTCCGCAGCATAGCAGGAAGCATCCAAAATAAGCAATAGCTTGGTGTTTCTCTGCGTCGATAGCAATGAGAATAATATACCCGGCGAAAGTAATCATCAACGACCCAGCAAGGTGGCATGAGCGCTCCCGGAAACGATCAGACGACCAGCATAGCAACCACAGCACAACCGTCCCCACGGCATACGGCGCCACCGTATACAAATTCGTCTTGACAGTCGAATACCCGAGCAACGCAACCATCTGCGGCAGAAAATTACTCACAGATGTCTGGCCAATCCCATAACAAAAACACGCAACAGCCCAGACCGCAATCCGCCAGTCCAGCAGCGCAGAAAGCGCACCGCGCATATCCAACTTATCACCCGTCCGTACAGACCCATCCTGCAACAACCTCAGCTGCGCAGTCCGCGCCTCGAGTTCATTGAACCAGTGGCAATATGAACCGCTTTTCGGGAGGTGCCATATAGCAAACGAGGCGACGAGGAGTGTGCAGCCGCCTTCGATGAGGAAGAGATATTGCCAGCCGTGCAGGTGGTTGTGTTTTATCTGGAAGACGCCGAAGGAGATGAGGCCGGAGAAGGCGCCGGCGATGGTGACAGTGCCgtagaagatggagaggCGGAAGGCGATTTCGTTGCGTTTGTAGAACTGGGTTAGGTAGAAGATTGTTCCGGCTGTGCGTTGCGAGTGGTGATGTTAGTTGCTGATATGTGTGCACTAAATACAGGTGGATGGATGGCTCACCCATGAATCCGGCTTCGAAACATCCCATCAACAGTCGGCAGATTAGAAGCCCGGCGAAATTATGCACCGCGCATTGGATTAGTGTGATTGATCCCCTGGGTTCTGTTACGGACGAATCTATACGGGTTCAGGGTTCAACGTACCATCCTAACATCATTCCCGGAAGCATAATCTTTCCACTATACTTCTTGAGCAGGAGGTTTGACGGAAGATCAAAAAGACAGAATGTGACATTGAAAACCGCGAGGATAATGCTATACTGGTTACCGCGAAGATGCAAATCCGAGTCTAGGCCGTCTGTTTTTGCGTTTCCCAGATTGCTCCGGTCGAGGGAGTTGAAAAAGTACATGAACGAGACGACTGGTAGCAATCTGAAGCATGTCAACTGTTATGATCTGAAGTACctggaaaaagaagcagtCGCATACTTGAAGTCTAGTTTTCGGAGAATGGATTTTTCGACCGATGGGTCGATTGTTAAGAAATAACCGGCATTGACGCCGGATTCCTCTGTGACAAGGACCGATTGTTGTTTGGTATCTGCTTTGGCCATTTTGGACTTGCTATTCTACCATTTCTATCTACATTCGCTACGAGGTGGCATGCCTCCATATATACCCCCAACTACCCCCAACTATGTATATACATGCAGCACTTTTCAACCTAATATCGCCCTCATTTGCACTGACTTTTTCGATAACGACAAGAAGCGTTATCAAGCCATCATTGCCGAACATTGGCTCAAGCTATCTCATCTACGGTTTATCGCACGTCAGAAGTAGTGGCGGTTGGTTCCGAATGCAGATAATATGTGATGCGATACCCCTCACGATGCATCTGGACTTTTGACAACTTCAACGACACGAAATCGAGGAAGGTCATCGCGAGCTTTCATTTACCCCTGATATAAGCTGAGTGATAAGATATAAAACTTTTTAAAGTCCGCGGGAATTTCGATCGCGGTTATAAAAAATCGGGGGACAGGAACCGAGGAACTACAACCAACAACCATGTCTGGCGATACTCTGGCGCAAAAGGACTCGCCGATTATTATCGTCGGAGCAGGTGTTTTCGGTCTTAGCAGTGCGATTCATCTAGTGCAGCGAGGATTCATCAATGTGACTGTTTTCGACAAGCAGCCGTACCATGAGACACTGTATGACTTTGAGAATGGATGCGATGCTGCGTCGGCTGGTAAGTGATACTCATTTTGAGGCCCTGACAGGTAATTGACGGTAATAGATTGCAATAAGATCATCCGCGCCGCATACGGCGATGAAACCTGGTACCAGAATCTAACGCTCAATGCGATCCAGCAATGGAACAACTGGAACCAATCCCTGGCGCAAGGACAAAAACTACCACCAGGAATGACAAAAAAGGACCGCATCTACGTGGACTGCGGCAACTACCACATTGGCGACGAGGGACCTAATCCATTTGAGCAGCGCTCGATCGCGAACCTTACCAAAGTCGGACTGGGCCATACACAGTATCTTTTCCATAATGCTAAGGAAGTGGAGAGAGCAAAATCGGATGGACACGGACACGCGATTGATCCATTTCATCTATCGAGAGATGGGAAGGGATACCAGGGCTACTTTGATGCCGTGGGCGGATTTGTGTACGCCGATAAGGCATGTCGATATGCTTTGCATCTAGCACAGGAACTTGGGATCAAATTCGTCCTCGACAAACAGAAAGGCCTATTTGAGCGCTTCTACGAATCCAACGGAACAGTCCAGGGAATCATCACATCCGACGGCGCAATCCACCAAGCCAACTTGACTATCATCGCCTGTGGTGGTTGGTCTCCCAGCGTTCTCCCCGAACTCGATGGCCTTTGTGAGACGACAGCAGGGTCCGTCGCAACGATCCAGATCCCAGCAAACAACCCGCATCTCTGCCAGCGCTTCTCACCCGAGAGCTTCCCCGTGTGGCAGTACAAAGTCCGCGCTGGGGCAAACGGTAACCTCTACGGCTTCcctatcgacgagaagggCGTGATGAAGCTTGGGTATCGTGGAACGAAGTATACGAACCCGCAGGTCCAGGCTAACGGTGCTGTCCGTAGCGTGCCCATTACCCGATGGACTGCACCGGAAAGCATCACCGGCCTTCCTGAGAAATCTGTGCAGGTTATCCGCACGTTCTTGGATACTTATCTTCCGGAGTTGCAAGAGAATGGGTTACATGTTACTGGGACCCGGTTGTGCTGGTACACAGACTCGTTTGATAACCAATTTGTGATAGATGCGGTGCCAGGAAAGACCGGTGTTCTGATAGCCACGGGAGGAAGCGGTCATGCTTTTAAGTTCCTCCCGGTACTCGGGAGCTTCGTCGCTGATCGTATTGAAGGCGGTGCCAAGAGTGCCGTTGGAAAAGAGATGTTGCAACGGTGGCGATGGCGAAGTCTCCAAGATGGCGAGCAGCCAACGAATGCCATTATGAAAGGACTTGACGATCCCAACGCACTGCAACGAGTGCATCTGGTGCAAGATCTGAGCGATAAAGCCAAGCTATAGCCTATATCGTAATTATAGTCGCTAACTGCCCAATTGGGAATGATGCAACAGATAGTGATATCGGGATTTGCTCCCGGGATTTGCTATTTTCGTCCGCCACCTTCTTTGTTTCCAGAATTATTCCAATTACTCTTTCTTTCAATCGTGATGAATCCAAGATGGAGGCATTGGCGACTCTAGATTCCCGGCCTGCGCGTCGGAAGTTCAGTAAGCCGCCTGTCAAGGTAGCTTGTCTATCCTGGTACGCTCCCGTCAACCCTATACCCGACCCATACGAGTTGACAGGTTAACGCATATCAGCCGCACATTACGAATCCGCTGCGACGGCCAGAACCCATGCACGAATTGCATCGCCAAGAATGCGAACTGCTTCTACGTCCCCAGCCGCCGTGGCGGACCACGAAACTGCCAGAACCGCAAGCGAAGAAAGGCTCCGGCATCGATTCCAGTATCAGTAGCGACAGTGCCAGGTCCTGAGCCTGCCGTACAAGAAAATGATAGATCGGATACGCATGCGACGGAcacggaggagaggagaagTCAGCAATCGTCGTCGTTTGAGGGGGGTGTTGAGCAGACGACGTCGGGGTCTCTGTCTGGGTCTGGGTTTAGTTCTGAAATTGGGTCTGATGATGCGGATTGGTTCCATCAGCTTATGGACTTGAGTGAACCTGGGGCTGGGTTGAGGAATGTTGAGATGCCGATTGCTGAGATCGAGTCGATTTTTGATTCGATATTTGCTGGGGAGCAAGGCGGTACTGAGGTGCCTGATGCGAATGTGCATTTTCCGATGGTGGATTTGGTGCAGATATACGGGAGTTATGGGGATATGTATGCCGGGACACCCATTCGTTTGATGGTATGTGATGCTAATTGTCTAGTCTCGACGCCTACTACATCTTCATCCACCCATACTATCCCGCCCTACCACCACCCGAACGCCTCCCCGTGTACAACCGGCCATTGCGCCAGAAGTCAACCTTTCATCCATCCTCCCCACTCAGTCTCGCCATAGCAGCCCTACTAGTCCTAATACCACACCCAGATGAGAAAGATCCCTCGCGCCCTGAGTACGTGAAGCTCCGACGAGACACAGCACATTCATTCGCACAGGCCGCTCTCGAAGCCGTAGAGGTCGATTCAGAACTAGTTGCTTCATCCAGTGACCCGTCAAGTGCTCTATCCGAGGGCGTGCCACAACTCGACCGCGATCCATTCCATCCGTTCGTACCGGTGTGCTTGGAGAGTGTGTTGGCGTTGCTGCTACTGAGTGTGTATGAGTATGCGCAGCGCGGGAATATCAACAAAATGCGGAATCGGGCTGGACAGGCATTGACGACGGCGATGAGTATCTCGTTGCATGAGACtgttgaggaagatgagTTTGCGGAGGCGAAGCGGagggcttggtggatgacgGTATGTCTCCTTACGAACCTGTATTGTCGAAGTTACTGACAAAGAATGTAGTATATGGCAGTGTGTCAAGGGTCGATTGTCAGCAGTGTAGTATGTCTACACCATATTGAAAGTTTGGACATGAACTAACCTACGCAGCCACCCGTCTTCAACGTATACGACCCACGCTTCGTCACGCCATATCCGGAGGTAAGCCCCTCCATATCCCACCTCAGACGCATAAAAACTGACATATCGCATAGAGCTGGAAATTTCTCATCGAAGCCCAACAAACAATCCTCGAAGCAACAACATTCGTGCACGACCTCGACCAAGCAGCGAAGACCCCATACAACGCGTCCTGGATCCCGCAACGCATGCAAGAACTCGACAGCCAAATCACCTCCCTACTCCTACTGTGTAAACCTTCACAATCATCATCGATGCCGCAGACGCCTGTCGTGGGATTGGATTCCCCCGAGGTGGCAGCGTTAAAGGCTATGGGGTATATAGCGGAGATCAAGCTGCAGAGGCACGCCACTCCCCTATAACTATAGCAATAGAATAAAGCTAATTATACCAGCGCGCGGATCAAAACCCACCGCTTCAACGCCTTCAAAGACATCCCCATCTTCCGCCGCAGGCACTGCGACCTCGAACCCCTTAGAGCACCAACACCAGCGCAATCACCAATAACACCCTCCTGCTGCCGCATGAAAATTCCGCCCATCTCCTCAATTCCCTCCCCGGAGAACTCAATCTCCAACTCAAGCTCAATTTCGTCCTCCATGCCATCAATCCGATTCCCCTTCTCCTCACACGTCTCCTCGAAGATATGCCTGCATGCTGCACTTAGCATCGTTACATTATTAGATAATCTACCCTATCCGAACCCTACTAACGAGATTCCGTGGACGATACCGCCATATCTATCATGGAACTCGCGCGTCGAGATACCACGCACAATGCCGACGTTTGCATGCTGTGCTATGCAATCCGGGTATGCGCTATTGATGCTGTGTTTTAAGGCGAGGGCTTTCAATAGATACAATAGAAGCGGTGGTGGTAGCAGAGCAGTTGATAGTCCAACCGCAAACGCAAGCGCAGGTATAGGTGGTAATGGGAGCCCATCACTGAATGGCTTCATGAACGAGTTACAGCAGAACCTAAGGCTTGTGGTGAGATGCTTGGGGAATTACTCGATTGCGTTCGAGGCGATGCAGGGGATGAGGGATGAGATTCTGGGGGCTGTGGAGAGGGGGTTTGGGGAGGCTTGATTGATACCAATTCTGTTATGTTGCATCATATTATGGGCGTTGGATTAGCGTTTACTTGTCGTATGGGGTCGAATGAACATCTCCACTGTGTATATATTTACGTTAAACATACATTTTGCGATAAATATGACATCCAGGTTTGTAGAGCATCCTATGTGCAAATCATTTTATCCTATTTTAAACATGCTATGTATCATCACGCTCTGTTGAAAGCACCAAGTTCTATATACAACAAATACAACAAAAGTATATTACTTCCTCAAAGCAGACCGAATACTCCCTCTCAATCCCCGGAACCCCTTCGCAATAGCATGCCGCCCATCATACAGGGGGAAAATTACAACACCTCCAAACGCAACAAACTGCCAAATAATTGCAACAGTAACCCATCCCGCAAAGAACGGCTTGTTAAAGATCCAGTTGCGGTATAGTGGCAGCGGCCATAGCACCCATGTTAGCAAGAGGATGGTTACGAACATGATCCATGCGATGCGGTACCAGCGGTGCAGGAGGCGGAGCGTTTCGGCGTCGAAGGGGGAGCTGACGTTGTCGAGGTCTGTTGTAGGTCTTGTGGATGTTGTGGGATGTTTGTCATTTTCGGAGGACTCGTGCTCTGATTCGGTTTCGTTGGGGGATGAGGACGGAGGAGAAGCGGACTGGTCGTCGGCGAGTTCGATGCGGAGGAAATTGCGCCAGTCGAAGACGTAGGGCTTGTAGAATGAGATGAGGACGGAGTATAGTGCTGGTGAGAAGAGTGCAGTTATAGCCCCGTAAATAGCTGGCGCTTGCTCCTGCGTCGTGTCCATATTGAGGACGCCGTACATCGAGTACGTTGCTCCTAGCCAGACTGCTATTCCCGAACCCATACCGAGGATCGGAGCAACCACTGCGGCGAGCCGCGTCTGGCGAGACCAGGTCAAGGTGAAGATAAGCGGCATAATACCAGGACAGGTTAGCATGGGAACAAAGTAATTGATCCAGTTCATGTTAGCACCACCGTAGTTAAGTGCGAGGGAGAATCCTGCGATGAAGACGCCGTGGAAGCACACGGCCAGATGGCTAACGCTAACCACTCGCTTATCGGTGGCTTTTGGATTGATGTATGTCTTGTACAGATCGTAGGAGAGGATACTGCTAACCGCGATCATCGACGAGGAAACAGTACTGGTCAGGGCCATGAACATCAAGAGGAAAAAGCCTACCACACCGCCACTGCCCAGTAGAGCTTTGATGGTGTAAGGCATCACGAAGCCAGTAAGCACTTGATCTTGCGTAAAGGGGTTAGGATAGGTCGGGAAGACGGGAAGAGTATGAATGACGCGGCAAGAAAGACCAATAACGGTGCCCAGGGCCCAGGGGACGCCGAAGATGCACAGTGCTGCCAAGTTATATCCGGGGACCGTAGCCTTCACTTCTGTTGCAAAAGACTTCTGCCAGAATGCGGTGTCCTGCGAGGATTAGCAATTAGTCAGGAGGAAAGTAAGAAAAAGGGACTTGCCATGACGACGAGAGCAAGATTTCCGAATGCCAGATCAAGACCAAACATAACACCACCCTTAGATTTCATCGTCAGAAGCGAGCCAGCATAATTGCCACTCACATGATCCTCAAGAGCTATCACTTTGTCGTATAGTCCGTATAGTCCACCAATCTGTTCATGAACGAGGACACCAAACGTAAACCAGAGGATCAGGATAAGCGCGATAGCCGTATGGAAGAAGTCTGTCAGGAAGGTGGCTTTCAGACCTCCAACGGCCGTATATAGCACAACTACTCAATTAGCTTCCGTTCGTTTCTTTCTGGCTTGGTGATTGGTACTAACCTCCCAACGGAACAAGAATGGTTGCCGCCGCAAAGTGCATTCCCGAAATACCATTGATCAATTGGGAGCCGGTCAGGATCATGCTGGAGCATCCAAAAATGTTCTGAATAAGGTTCAAGCAGATAAAAGCAATATGCCCTATCTGTCCGTACCGCATGCGTACGATCTCGAGCGAAGTGTGCGCGTAGGGCACACGGATCTTGGACAGAACGCCCATCACGGCCATCAGAGCGATTTGGAAGCAGAGGGCCGATCCATACCACTATACAATCGTCAGTAATCGACATATTTATGAGTTTCGGAAAAAGTACCATTGGGGCAGAAAGGCCAAACCGATAGCAATTGAGAGCCGAAGACACGGTCTCGTTAATCCACATCCACGACGAAAACACCGCTGAAGCTGTTAAACCAGTTCCCACTGTACGATTGGCGACCATGAACATCTCTGATTTTCCCGAATCCTCCTCAAGGTAGACCTTTTGTA
This region of Aspergillus chevalieri M1 DNA, chromosome 4, nearly complete sequence genomic DNA includes:
- a CDS encoding uncharacterized protein (COG:E;~EggNog:ENOG410PK56;~InterPro:IPR006076,IPR036188;~PFAM:PF01266;~TransMembrane:1 (i12-30o);~go_function: GO:0016491 - oxidoreductase activity [Evidence IEA];~go_process: GO:0055114 - oxidation-reduction process [Evidence IEA]), giving the protein MSGDTLAQKDSPIIIVGAGVFGLSSAIHLVQRGFINVTVFDKQPYHETLYDFENGCDAASADCNKIIRAAYGDETWYQNLTLNAIQQWNNWNQSLAQGQKLPPGMTKKDRIYVDCGNYHIGDEGPNPFEQRSIANLTKVGLGHTQYLFHNAKEVERAKSDGHGHAIDPFHLSRDGKGYQGYFDAVGGFVYADKACRYALHLAQELGIKFVLDKQKGLFERFYESNGTVQGIITSDGAIHQANLTIIACGGWSPSVLPELDGLCETTAGSVATIQIPANNPHLCQRFSPESFPVWQYKVRAGANGNLYGFPIDEKGVMKLGYRGTKYTNPQVQANGAVRSVPITRWTAPESITGLPEKSVQVIRTFLDTYLPELQENGLHVTGTRLCWYTDSFDNQFVIDAVPGKTGVLIATGGSGHAFKFLPVLGSFVADRIEGGAKSAVGKEMLQRWRWRSLQDGEQPTNAIMKGLDDPNALQRVHLVQDLSDKAKL
- a CDS encoding sodium:solute symporter family protein (COG:P;~EggNog:ENOG410PHHN;~InterPro:IPR001734,IPR038377,IPR031155;~PFAM:PF00474;~TransMembrane:13 (o17-38i59-76o96-115i136-158o170-188i200-219o324-347i368-390o396-417i424-444o464-484i559-578o590-614i);~go_component: GO:0016020 - membrane [Evidence IEA];~go_component: GO:0016021 - integral component of membrane [Evidence IEA];~go_function: GO:0015204 - urea transmembrane transporter activity [Evidence IEA];~go_function: GO:0022857 - transmembrane transporter activity [Evidence IEA];~go_process: GO:0055085 - transmembrane transport [Evidence IEA];~go_process: GO:0071918 - urea transmembrane transport [Evidence IEA]), which gives rise to MGAIDYGNITLIPQGTAYGLLIGLAVLFCCVILIAVKLQKVYLEEDSGKSEMFMVANRTVGTGLTASAVFSSWMWINETVSSALNCYRFGLSAPMWYGSALCFQIALMAVMGVLSKIRVPYAHTSLEIVRMRYGQIGHIAFICLNLIQNIFGCSSMILTGSQLINGISGMHFAAATILVPLGVVLYTAVGGLKATFLTDFFHTAIALILILWFTFGVLVHEQIGGLYGLYDKVIALEDHDTAFWQKSFATEVKATVPGYNLAALCIFGVPWALGTVIGLSCRVIHTLPVFPTYPNPFTQDQVLTGFVMPYTIKALLGSGGVVGFFLLMFMALTSTVSSSMIAVSSILSYDLYKTYINPKATDKRVVSVSHLAVCFHGVFIAGFSLALNYGGANMNWINYFVPMLTCPGIMPLIFTLTWSRQTRLAAVVAPILGMGSGIAVWLGATYSMYGVLNMDTTQEQAPAIYGAITALFSPALYSVLISFYKPYVFDWRNFLRIELADDQSASPPSSSPNETESEHESSENDKHPTTSTRPTTDLDNVSSPFDAETLRLLHRWYRIAWIMFVTILLLTWVLWPLPLYRNWIFNKPFFAGWVTVAIIWQFVAFGGVVIFPLYDGRHAIAKGFRGLRGSIRSALRK
- a CDS encoding transcription factor domain-containing protein (COG:S;~EggNog:ENOG410Q1U5;~InterPro:IPR036864,IPR007219,IPR001138;~PFAM:PF00172,PF04082;~TransMembrane:1 (o320-340i);~go_function: GO:0000981 - DNA-binding transcription factor activity, RNA polymerase II-specific [Evidence IEA];~go_function: GO:0003677 - DNA binding [Evidence IEA];~go_function: GO:0008270 - zinc ion binding [Evidence IEA];~go_process: GO:0006351 - transcription, DNA-templated [Evidence IEA];~go_process: GO:0006355 - regulation of transcription, DNA-templated [Evidence IEA]), whose protein sequence is MEALATLDSRPARRKFSKPPVKVACLSCRTLRIRCDGQNPCTNCIAKNANCFYVPSRRGGPRNCQNRKRRKAPASIPVSVATVPGPEPAVQENDRSDTHATDTEERRSQQSSSFEGGVEQTTSGSLSGSGFSSEIGSDDADWFHQLMDLSEPGAGLRNVEMPIAEIESIFDSIFAGEQGGTEVPDANVHFPMVDLVQIYGSYGDILDAYYIFIHPYYPALPPPERLPVYNRPLRQKSTFHPSSPLSLAIAALLVLIPHPDEKDPSRPEYVKLRRDTAHSFAQAALEAVEVDSELVASSSDPSSALSEGVPQLDRDPFHPFVPVCLESVLALLLLSVYEYAQRGNINKMRNRAGQALTTAMSISLHETVEEDEFAEAKRRAWWMTYMAVCQGSIVSSVPPVFNVYDPRFVTPYPESWKFLIEAQQTILEATTFVHDLDQAAKTPYNASWIPQRMQELDSQITSLLLLCKPSQSSSMPQTPVVGLDSPEVAALKAMGYIAEIKLQSARIKTHRFNAFKDIPIFRRRHCDLEPLRAPTPAQSPITPSCCRMKIPPISSIPSPENSISNSSSISSSMPSIRFPFSSHVSSKICLHAALSIVTLLDNLPYPNPTNEIPWTIPPYLSWNSRVEIPRTMPTFACCAMQSGYALLMLCFKARAFNRYNRSGGGSRAVDSPTANASAGIGGNGSPSLNGFMNELQQNLRLVVRCLGNYSIAFEAMQGMRDEILGAVERGFGEA
- a CDS encoding uncharacterized protein (COG:G;~EggNog:ENOG410PJJE;~InterPro:IPR020846,IPR011701,IPR036259;~PFAM:PF07690;~TransMembrane:12 (i39-56o80-102i109-132o138-157i169-191o203-223i269-288o308-326i338-357o363-385i397-418o430-451i);~go_function: GO:0022857 - transmembrane transporter activity [Evidence IEA];~go_process: GO:0055085 - transmembrane transport [Evidence IEA]) — translated: MAKADTKQQSVLVTEESGVNAGYFLTIDPSVEKSILRKLDFKLLPVVSFMYFFNSLDRSNLGNAKTDGLDSDLHLRGNQYSIILAVFNVTFCLFDLPSNLLLKKYSGKIMLPGMMLGWGSITLIQCAVHNFAGLLICRLLMGCFEAGFMAGTIFYLTQFYKRNEIAFRLSIFYGTVTIAGAFSGLISFGVFQIKHNHLHGWQYLFLIEGGCTLLVASFAIWHLPKSGSYCHWFNELEARTAQLRLLQDGSVRTGDKLDMRGALSALLDWRIAVWAVACFCYGIGQTSVSNFLPQMVALLGYSTVKTNLYTVAPYAVGTVVLWLLCWSSDRFRERSCHLAGSLMITFAGYIILIAIDAEKHQAIAYFGCFLLCCGAFAPTALFHSWHTNNVPIESSRAAIVGLMAGSANCAGIPSSFAFDDRTAPKYLPALIVNCVFLVTGVVVILGLGMWFRYDNYRRDKLQGVRLTAADIPTESLVGGWKDPSWRWTV